One region of Bosea sp. 29B genomic DNA includes:
- a CDS encoding ABC transporter permease subunit (The N-terminal region of this protein, as described by TIGR01726, is a three transmembrane segment that identifies a subfamily of ABC transporter permease subunits, which specificities that include histidine, arginine, glutamine, glutamate, L-cystine (sic), the opines (in Agrobacterium) octopine and nopaline, etc.): MTSTPAAILPIRRPLFGRRRVMGWLYQGLLVAALAALAFVAVGNLQDNLAARGLKLGFDFLWREAGFEIAFHLIPYTASDNYWRVFLIGITNTLLVTVLAILFSTVLGFGVGIAQLSGNWAMSRAARIYVEIVRNLPQLLHILILYNVALRALPAPRAAVNLGDAVYLSNRGILVPALTTDRPGLLAIAILVAVIAALALFRSLTGYAERSGRGVNAWLPSLAVLLLVPGLAVGLSGAQLGVSLPQLKGFNFAGGWVLVPELSALVIAMAIYNAAFIGELVRASIESVNTGQREAAAAIGFGWWQTLRFVVIPQATRVLLPPLSNQYLNILKGSSLAVAIGYPDLVGVFTGISINQTGRAIEIVTMTMAVYLAISLLIGALINLFNHMTRIVER, encoded by the coding sequence ATGACCTCTACGCCCGCCGCCATCCTGCCGATCAGACGCCCGCTCTTCGGACGCCGGCGCGTCATGGGCTGGCTCTATCAGGGGCTGCTGGTCGCGGCGCTCGCCGCCCTAGCCTTCGTCGCCGTCGGGAACCTGCAGGACAATCTCGCGGCGCGCGGCCTCAAGCTTGGCTTCGATTTCCTCTGGCGGGAAGCGGGCTTCGAGATCGCCTTCCATCTCATTCCTTATACGGCCAGCGACAATTACTGGCGCGTCTTCCTGATCGGCATCACCAACACCTTGCTGGTCACGGTGCTGGCGATCCTGTTCTCGACCGTGCTCGGCTTCGGCGTCGGCATCGCCCAGCTCTCCGGCAACTGGGCGATGTCCCGGGCGGCGCGGATCTATGTCGAGATCGTGCGCAACCTGCCGCAGCTGCTGCACATCCTGATCCTCTACAATGTCGCCCTGCGAGCGCTGCCGGCTCCGCGCGCCGCCGTGAATCTCGGCGACGCCGTCTATCTCTCCAATCGCGGTATCCTCGTCCCAGCCTTGACCACCGACCGTCCTGGCCTGCTCGCCATTGCGATTTTGGTCGCCGTGATCGCGGCGCTCGCGCTCTTCCGCAGCCTGACTGGTTATGCCGAACGCAGCGGCCGCGGCGTCAATGCCTGGCTGCCATCGCTGGCCGTGCTCCTCCTCGTGCCGGGCCTGGCCGTCGGCCTCAGCGGCGCCCAGCTCGGGGTCTCGCTGCCGCAGCTCAAGGGCTTCAACTTCGCCGGTGGCTGGGTGCTGGTGCCGGAATTGTCGGCGCTGGTGATCGCCATGGCGATCTACAACGCCGCCTTCATCGGCGAACTCGTCCGCGCGAGCATCGAATCCGTCAACACGGGCCAGCGCGAGGCGGCTGCGGCGATTGGCTTCGGCTGGTGGCAGACGCTGCGCTTCGTCGTCATCCCGCAGGCGACCCGCGTGCTGCTGCCGCCGCTGTCGAACCAGTATCTCAACATCCTCAAGGGCTCCTCGCTCGCGGTCGCGATCGGCTATCCCGATCTCGTCGGCGTCTTCACCGGGATCAGCATCAACCAGACCGGGCGGGCCATCGAGATCGTGACCATGACCATGGCGGTCTATCTCGCGATCAGCCTGCTGATCGGCGCGCTGATCAACCTGTTCAACCACATGACCAGGATCGTCGAGCGGTGA
- a CDS encoding alanine--glyoxylate aminotransferase family protein — protein MTTSPTSPYPYRLRLPGPISIPERIRQATARPIINHRGPEMRVVLEEIQRLIQPLFGTTVPVLTFGASGTGVMEASLVNVLAPGEKVLALAHGQFGDRYAQIARALGAEVDVIESEWGWAPDPAVVAAKLETANYRAVITVHNESSTGAVTDLAAIGALLRDRDTLFLVDSVSGLAGMELRQDEWGVDIIVTGSQKALMCPPGLGFASVSDKARKVIERDDRCPRFYLDMRKALATVDKHETAFTCPVSLLFGMQEALRAIHEEGLEQVFARHKRLSDALRAGCVALGLPAFGDPAAASRTVVVASVPEPLTGGAIVKHMYETYNTVIAGARNKLSGRVVRIGTMGQISEADILTDLHYLELSLTALGHKVPSPGCGVTAAIASLR, from the coding sequence GTGACGACGTCGCCCACCAGCCCCTATCCCTATCGCCTGCGCCTTCCCGGCCCGATCTCGATTCCCGAGCGCATCCGCCAGGCCACGGCCCGCCCGATCATCAACCATCGTGGCCCCGAGATGCGCGTGGTCCTCGAGGAGATCCAGCGCCTGATCCAGCCATTGTTCGGCACGACGGTGCCGGTGCTGACCTTCGGCGCCTCCGGAACGGGCGTGATGGAGGCGAGCCTCGTCAACGTGCTCGCTCCCGGCGAGAAGGTGCTGGCGCTGGCGCATGGCCAGTTCGGCGACCGCTACGCCCAGATCGCCCGCGCGCTCGGCGCCGAGGTCGACGTCATCGAAAGCGAATGGGGCTGGGCGCCGGATCCGGCGGTGGTCGCGGCCAAGCTGGAGACTGCGAACTACCGTGCGGTGATCACGGTCCACAATGAGAGCTCTACCGGCGCGGTGACCGACCTTGCCGCGATCGGTGCGCTGCTGCGCGATCGCGACACGCTCTTCCTCGTCGATTCCGTGAGCGGGCTTGCCGGCATGGAGTTGCGGCAGGACGAATGGGGCGTCGACATCATCGTCACCGGTTCGCAGAAGGCGTTGATGTGCCCGCCCGGCCTCGGCTTCGCCAGCGTCAGCGACAAGGCGCGCAAGGTGATCGAGCGCGACGATCGCTGCCCGCGCTTCTATCTCGACATGCGCAAGGCACTCGCCACCGTCGACAAGCACGAGACCGCCTTCACCTGCCCGGTCTCGCTGCTGTTCGGCATGCAGGAAGCCCTGAGGGCGATCCATGAGGAGGGGCTGGAGCAGGTCTTCGCGCGCCACAAGCGGCTCTCGGATGCCTTGCGCGCCGGCTGCGTCGCGCTCGGCCTGCCGGCTTTCGGCGATCCCGCAGCGGCTTCGCGCACCGTTGTCGTCGCCTCCGTGCCCGAGCCGCTCACCGGCGGGGCGATCGTCAAGCACATGTACGAGACCTACAACACCGTCATCGCCGGCGCCCGCAACAAGCTGAGTGGCCGGGTCGTCCGGATCGGCACGATGGGGCAGATCAGCGAGGCCGACATCCTGACCGACCTGCACTATCTCGAACTGAGCCTGACGGCCCTCGGCCACAAGGTTCCGTCTCCCGGCTGCGGCGTCACGGCCGCCATCGCCTCCCTGCGCTGA
- a CDS encoding LacI family DNA-binding transcriptional regulator gives MDRSRIQIRRATLEDVAREAGVSLATADRVVNQRDGVRAKTVESVRRAIAKLDYRANPAAARLARGQSFRFAFILPSSTNAFMAGLMQQVRRISDWLEPQNAFVDILQLDVFDSEALASGLAGLADHFHGVATVALDHPKVRAAIDDLVARGVAVVTLVSDAPTSRRAHYVGIDNPAAGRTSASLMGRFLGGRSGKVGVILGSMSLRDHVERLYGFQQVLSGDYPGLNLLPVLEGRDQSERNKAAVADLLASHPDLIGLYNIGAGNEGIVAALETAGRPLVFIAHELTEATRRGLLSGTVAAVINQDPGHEARSAARLMMAEVTGEPILLDQERIRIEIFLRDNMS, from the coding sequence GTGGATCGAAGCCGGATCCAGATCAGGAGAGCGACGCTGGAAGACGTGGCGCGCGAGGCCGGGGTCTCGCTCGCTACGGCCGACCGGGTCGTGAACCAGCGCGACGGGGTCCGGGCCAAGACCGTCGAAAGCGTCAGGCGCGCGATCGCCAAGCTCGACTACCGGGCCAACCCGGCCGCGGCCCGGCTGGCGCGCGGCCAGTCCTTCCGCTTCGCCTTCATCCTGCCCTCCAGCACCAACGCCTTCATGGCCGGGCTGATGCAGCAGGTGCGCCGGATCTCGGATTGGCTCGAACCGCAGAACGCCTTCGTCGACATCCTGCAGCTCGACGTCTTTGATTCCGAGGCGCTGGCGAGCGGGCTTGCCGGCCTGGCCGACCATTTCCATGGCGTCGCCACGGTGGCGCTCGACCATCCCAAGGTCCGCGCCGCTATCGACGACCTCGTCGCGCGCGGCGTTGCCGTGGTGACGCTGGTCTCGGACGCTCCGACCTCCCGCCGCGCCCATTATGTCGGCATCGACAATCCGGCGGCGGGGCGCACCAGCGCCTCGCTGATGGGCCGTTTCCTCGGCGGCCGCAGCGGCAAGGTCGGCGTCATCCTCGGCTCGATGTCGCTACGCGACCATGTCGAGCGGCTCTACGGCTTCCAGCAGGTGCTCTCCGGCGACTATCCCGGCCTCAACCTGCTGCCGGTGCTGGAGGGGCGCGACCAGAGCGAGCGCAACAAGGCGGCGGTGGCCGATCTCCTCGCGTCGCATCCTGACCTGATCGGGCTCTACAATATCGGCGCCGGCAACGAAGGCATCGTCGCGGCGCTGGAAACCGCCGGCCGGCCGCTCGTCTTCATCGCGCATGAGCTGACCGAGGCGACGCGGCGCGGCCTTTTGTCGGGCACTGTCGCGGCCGTGATCAACCAGGACCCCGGCCACGAGGCGCGCTCGGCCGCGCGCCTGATGATGGCGGAGGTCACCGGCGAGCCGATCCTGCTCGACCAGGAACGCATCCGCATCGAGATCTTCCTGCGCGACAATATGAGCTGA
- a CDS encoding amino acid ABC transporter ATP-binding protein, which produces MENPLIRLAGVNKWYSQFHVLRDIDLDVKPGERIVVCGPSGSGKSTMIRCINGLEAYEQGVITVAGEPVAQDDDRIEAIRQRVGMVFQNFNLFPHLSILDNLTLGPIKLKRAPRAAAEAHAMELLERVHIGHQARKFPNQLSGGQQQRVAIARALAMEPQVMLFDEPTSALDPEMVKEVLDVMIELAGTGMTMICVTHEMGFARAVADRVVFMADGAIAEIGTPDSFFSAPRTERARQFIQQVIH; this is translated from the coding sequence ATGGAAAACCCTCTCATCCGGCTCGCCGGCGTCAACAAATGGTACTCGCAGTTCCATGTGCTCAGGGACATCGATCTCGACGTGAAGCCCGGCGAGCGCATCGTCGTCTGCGGGCCCTCGGGCTCGGGAAAATCGACGATGATCCGCTGCATCAACGGCCTCGAAGCCTATGAGCAGGGCGTGATCACCGTCGCGGGCGAGCCTGTCGCGCAGGACGACGACAGGATCGAGGCGATCCGCCAGCGCGTCGGCATGGTCTTCCAGAACTTTAACCTGTTCCCGCATCTGTCGATCCTCGACAATCTGACGCTCGGGCCGATCAAGCTGAAGCGCGCGCCGCGCGCCGCCGCCGAGGCGCACGCCATGGAGCTGCTGGAGCGCGTCCATATCGGGCACCAGGCCCGCAAGTTCCCCAACCAGCTCTCCGGCGGCCAGCAGCAGCGCGTCGCGATCGCCCGCGCGCTGGCGATGGAACCGCAGGTGATGCTGTTCGACGAGCCGACCTCGGCGCTCGACCCGGAAATGGTCAAGGAGGTGCTCGACGTGATGATCGAGCTCGCCGGCACCGGCATGACCATGATCTGCGTCACGCATGAGATGGGCTTCGCCCGCGCCGTGGCCGACCGCGTCGTCTTCATGGCCGATGGCGCCATCGCCGAGATCGGCACGCCCGACAGCTTCTTCTCAGCGCCGCGCACCGAGCGCGCCCGCCAGTTCATCCAGCAGGTCATCCACTGA
- the hpaH gene encoding 2-oxo-hept-4-ene-1,7-dioate hydratase, which translates to MLSSEEISAAARSLDDAERTRQQTGLMSLRFPQMTMDDAYALQGAWVERKRAAGRRVIGWKIGLTSKAMQYALNIDTPDSGVLLDDMRFEDGCRIPKDRFIQPRIEAEIAFVMKAGLAGPDVTVFDVLNATDYVVPALEILDTRILRVDPQTRQARTIVDTISDNAANAGIVTGGRALRPDQVDLRWVGAIVSRNGEVEETGLGAGVLNHPARGIAWLANRLAAYGGRIEAGQIVLAGSFIRPVEARHGDTIIGDYGPLGTVSCFFE; encoded by the coding sequence ATGCTGTCCTCCGAAGAGATCTCTGCCGCCGCCCGCAGCCTCGATGATGCCGAGCGGACCCGCCAGCAGACCGGGTTGATGTCGCTGCGCTTTCCGCAGATGACCATGGACGACGCCTATGCGCTCCAGGGCGCCTGGGTCGAGCGCAAGCGCGCCGCCGGCCGCCGCGTCATCGGCTGGAAAATCGGGCTGACCTCGAAGGCCATGCAGTACGCGCTCAATATCGACACGCCCGATTCCGGCGTGCTGCTCGACGACATGCGCTTCGAGGATGGCTGCCGCATCCCGAAGGACCGCTTCATCCAGCCGCGTATCGAGGCCGAGATCGCCTTCGTCATGAAGGCCGGCCTGGCGGGGCCGGACGTCACCGTCTTCGACGTGCTGAACGCGACTGACTATGTCGTGCCGGCGCTCGAAATCCTCGACACCCGCATCCTGCGCGTCGATCCGCAGACCAGACAGGCCCGCACCATCGTCGACACCATCTCCGACAACGCCGCCAATGCCGGCATCGTCACCGGCGGGCGGGCGCTGCGCCCGGACCAGGTCGACCTGCGCTGGGTCGGGGCGATCGTGTCGCGCAATGGCGAGGTCGAGGAGACCGGCCTCGGCGCCGGGGTGCTGAACCATCCGGCGCGCGGCATCGCCTGGCTGGCGAACCGGCTCGCGGCCTATGGCGGGCGGATCGAGGCGGGGCAGATCGTGCTCGCCGGCTCCTTCATCCGCCCGGTCGAGGCCCGGCACGGCGACACCATCATCGGCGATTACGGCCCACTCGGGACGGTGAGCTGCTTCTTCGAGTGA
- the hpaR gene encoding homoprotocatechuate degradation operon regulator HpaR, with translation MPHDSDTAAARIRIRHFSKSLPMSLLRAREAVMRHFRASLRRFGITEQQWRVLRALTSGESFEVTELAEATFLLPPSLSRILKDLDERGLILRRTSKSDLRRGIVSISPQGLALIEQAGTESEVIYREITGRYGSERLAELQSLLRQLEECLDGPEIAG, from the coding sequence ATGCCGCACGACTCCGACACGGCCGCAGCCCGCATCCGCATCCGGCATTTCTCGAAATCGCTGCCGATGTCGCTGCTCAGGGCGCGCGAGGCGGTGATGCGCCATTTCCGGGCGAGCCTTAGGCGCTTCGGCATCACCGAGCAGCAATGGCGCGTGCTGCGGGCGCTGACCTCGGGCGAGAGCTTCGAAGTGACCGAGCTGGCCGAGGCGACCTTCCTGCTGCCACCCAGCCTATCGCGCATCCTGAAAGACCTCGACGAGCGCGGCCTCATCCTGCGCCGGACGTCGAAATCGGACCTGCGGCGCGGCATCGTCTCGATCTCGCCCCAGGGGCTCGCGCTGATCGAGCAGGCGGGCACCGAATCTGAAGTGATCTACCGCGAGATCACCGGGCGCTATGGCAGCGAGCGCCTCGCCGAACTGCAGAGTTTGCTCCGGCAGCTGGAAGAATGCCTGGACGGGCCGGAGATCGCCGGCTGA
- a CDS encoding xanthine dehydrogenase family protein molybdopterin-binding subunit, translating to MNMRAAPAELSSASFGIGQPVPRKEDPILVRGEGRYTDDLSLEGQLYAAFVRSPHAHGLLNGIDTSAAKAMKGVVAIYTAADLEGQGYGPLRCQIDLPNRDGTPIRKPVRMALAAGKVRFAGDPVAVVVARTAVQARDAAEAVGLDIDILPAVTSGEEALAPGAPLLYDEVPGNLVLDYQSGDAQKVAAAFAGAAHVARLRIVNNRVVVNPIEPRSAIASYDRKAGRYTLHAPSQGVFGLRNNLAAAMGVPATKMRLVTGHVGGSFGMKASVFPEHVALLHAARLLKKPVKWTDQRSESFVADHHGRDMVFEAELALDARGRFLATRFTGIGNMGGYLSPVGPMMASLNIGKNSVGMYRTPLVEVLAKCAVTNTPPIGAYRGAGRPEGNYFMERLIDTAAREMGIDSAELRRRNLVKLGQLPWTTPIGTVYDSGDFPALFAQALEAADWKGYAARQRQSRKAGKLRGRGIGCYLEVTAPPTNEMGGLHFEPDGSVTIVTGTLDYGQGHWTPFAQILSSQLGVPFDSIRLFQGDSDRLIAGGGTGGSKSVMASGSAIIEASELVIEKGKLLAAHVLEAAAADIEFAAGQFRIAGTDRAIGIMQLAETLRTGAPLPSDLPQSLDVDHVFKAAPSAYPNGCHIAEVEIDPETGQVEIASYVMVNDFGTVVNPLIVEGQLHGGVVQGIGQALYEMTVYDEAGQLMTGSFMDYAMPRAADVPFFSFASRGVPTATNRVGAKGCGEAGCAGSLPSVMNAVVDALAPHGVRHLDMPATPLAIWKSIHARS from the coding sequence ATGAACATGCGCGCAGCTCCTGCCGAGCTTTCCTCGGCATCGTTCGGAATCGGCCAGCCGGTGCCACGCAAGGAGGACCCGATCCTGGTGCGTGGCGAGGGGCGCTACACCGACGATCTGTCGCTGGAGGGACAGCTCTACGCCGCCTTCGTCCGCAGCCCGCATGCGCATGGCCTGCTCAACGGCATCGACACCTCGGCCGCCAAGGCGATGAAAGGCGTGGTGGCGATCTATACGGCCGCCGATCTGGAAGGGCAGGGCTATGGCCCGCTGCGATGCCAGATCGACTTGCCCAATCGCGACGGGACGCCGATCCGCAAGCCGGTCCGCATGGCGCTGGCGGCCGGCAAGGTCCGCTTCGCCGGCGATCCCGTAGCTGTCGTCGTCGCCCGCACGGCGGTGCAGGCACGGGACGCCGCCGAGGCGGTCGGGCTCGACATCGATATCCTGCCCGCCGTTACCTCTGGGGAGGAGGCGCTCGCCCCCGGCGCGCCGCTTCTCTATGACGAGGTGCCGGGCAATCTCGTCCTCGATTACCAGTCCGGCGATGCGCAGAAGGTCGCCGCCGCCTTCGCCGGGGCGGCCCATGTCGCCCGGCTGCGGATCGTCAACAACCGCGTCGTGGTCAACCCGATCGAGCCGCGCTCGGCGATCGCGAGCTATGATCGCAAGGCCGGCCGCTACACGCTGCACGCGCCGAGCCAGGGCGTCTTCGGCCTGCGCAACAACCTCGCCGCGGCGATGGGCGTCCCGGCTACGAAGATGCGGCTGGTCACCGGCCATGTCGGCGGCTCCTTCGGCATGAAGGCCTCGGTCTTCCCCGAGCATGTCGCGCTGCTGCACGCGGCGCGCCTGCTGAAGAAGCCGGTGAAATGGACCGACCAGCGCTCGGAGAGCTTCGTCGCCGACCATCACGGCCGCGACATGGTGTTCGAGGCTGAGCTCGCGCTCGATGCGCGCGGCCGCTTCCTGGCGACGCGCTTCACCGGCATCGGCAATATGGGCGGTTATCTCTCGCCGGTCGGGCCGATGATGGCGAGCTTGAATATCGGTAAGAACAGCGTCGGCATGTACCGCACGCCGCTGGTCGAGGTTCTCGCGAAATGCGCCGTGACCAATACCCCGCCGATCGGCGCCTATCGCGGTGCCGGGCGGCCCGAGGGCAATTATTTCATGGAGCGGCTGATCGACACCGCCGCCCGCGAGATGGGGATTGACAGCGCCGAGCTCCGGCGGCGCAACCTGGTCAAGCTTGGGCAGCTGCCTTGGACGACGCCGATCGGCACCGTCTATGACAGCGGCGATTTCCCGGCCCTGTTCGCGCAGGCGCTCGAAGCCGCCGATTGGAAGGGCTATGCGGCGCGGCAGCGGCAGAGCCGCAAGGCCGGCAAGCTACGTGGTCGCGGTATCGGCTGCTATCTTGAAGTGACCGCACCGCCGACCAATGAGATGGGCGGCCTGCATTTCGAGCCCGATGGCAGCGTCACCATCGTTACCGGGACGCTCGATTACGGGCAGGGCCACTGGACGCCTTTCGCCCAGATCCTGTCGAGCCAGCTCGGCGTTCCCTTCGACAGTATCCGCCTGTTCCAGGGCGACAGCGACCGCCTGATCGCCGGCGGCGGCACCGGCGGTTCGAAATCGGTGATGGCGAGCGGCTCGGCGATCATCGAGGCGAGCGAACTCGTCATCGAGAAGGGCAAGCTGCTCGCCGCTCACGTCCTGGAGGCCGCCGCTGCCGACATCGAATTCGCGGCCGGCCAGTTCCGGATCGCGGGAACCGACCGCGCCATCGGCATCATGCAGCTCGCCGAGACCCTGCGGACGGGTGCGCCCCTGCCTTCCGACCTGCCCCAGAGCCTCGACGTCGACCATGTCTTCAAGGCGGCGCCCTCGGCCTATCCCAATGGCTGCCACATCGCCGAGGTCGAGATCGACCCTGAGACGGGGCAGGTCGAGATCGCCAGCTACGTCATGGTCAACGATTTCGGCACCGTGGTGAACCCCCTGATCGTCGAGGGGCAATTGCATGGCGGCGTCGTCCAGGGGATCGGCCAGGCGCTCTACGAGATGACCGTCTATGACGAGGCCGGCCAGCTCATGACCGGTTCCTTCATGGACTATGCGATGCCGCGCGCGGCGGACGTGCCGTTCTTCTCCTTCGCCAGCCGGGGCGTCCCGACCGCGACCAACCGGGTCGGCGCCAAGGGCTGCGGCGAGGCTGGCTGCGCGGGCTCGCTGCCCTCGGTGATGAATGCGGTGGTCGATGCGCTCGCGCCGCATGGCGTGCGCCATCTCGACATGCCGGCGACACCCCTCGCGATCTGGAAGAGCATCCACGCGCGGAGCTGA
- a CDS encoding amino acid ABC transporter substrate-binding protein, with amino-acid sequence MLGYLRNTGALAAGFLMLAATAASAESGTTQKAIAGRGALSCGVSSGVQTGMSTLDSNAKWSGFEVDFCRAVAAATLGDADKIKFVPLEIKTAFATLQSGGIDLLARTATHTFIRDIELNVEWPGVYLYDSQGFLAKKSLGVKSARELEGASICVSAGSNYELNLADFFRKNSMKFTPVAANTRDQNEKNLASGRCDVYANVLSALAGAVSKLGKPDEWVVLPELISMEPIGPVVRKDDSRFRDVVAWTLNALIAAEELGITQANVEQMKASSTSPEVQRLLGVTGEFGAKLGLDNAWALNAIKAVGNYGEMFERNLGSESPIKLERGLNNLWNNKGLMSAPLLR; translated from the coding sequence ATGCTCGGATATCTGCGCAATACAGGGGCACTGGCCGCGGGCTTCCTGATGCTCGCCGCGACGGCGGCCTCTGCCGAAAGCGGGACGACCCAGAAGGCGATCGCGGGACGCGGCGCCCTCAGCTGCGGCGTCTCTAGCGGCGTCCAGACCGGCATGAGCACGCTCGACAGCAATGCCAAATGGTCGGGCTTCGAGGTCGATTTCTGCCGTGCGGTCGCGGCGGCGACCCTTGGCGACGCCGACAAGATCAAGTTCGTGCCGCTCGAGATCAAGACGGCCTTCGCGACGCTGCAATCGGGCGGCATCGACCTGCTCGCCCGCACCGCGACGCACACCTTCATCCGCGACATCGAGCTCAACGTCGAATGGCCGGGCGTCTATCTCTATGACAGCCAGGGCTTCCTGGCGAAGAAGTCGCTGGGGGTGAAGAGCGCCAGGGAACTCGAAGGCGCCTCGATCTGCGTCTCGGCCGGCTCGAACTACGAGCTCAACCTCGCCGACTTCTTCCGCAAGAACAGCATGAAGTTCACGCCCGTCGCCGCGAACACCCGCGACCAGAACGAGAAGAACCTCGCCTCCGGCCGCTGCGACGTCTACGCCAATGTGCTGAGCGCGCTCGCCGGCGCGGTCTCCAAGCTCGGCAAGCCCGATGAGTGGGTCGTGCTGCCGGAGCTGATCTCGATGGAGCCGATCGGCCCGGTGGTGCGCAAGGACGACAGCCGCTTCCGCGACGTCGTCGCCTGGACGCTGAACGCCCTGATCGCCGCCGAGGAGCTCGGCATCACCCAGGCCAATGTCGAGCAGATGAAGGCGAGTTCGACCTCGCCGGAAGTGCAGCGCCTGCTCGGCGTGACCGGTGAATTCGGAGCCAAGCTCGGCCTCGACAACGCCTGGGCCCTCAACGCGATCAAGGCCGTCGGCAATTATGGCGAGATGTTCGAGCGCAATCTCGGCAGCGAGAGCCCGATCAAGCTGGAGCGCGGCCTGAACAACCTCTGGAACAACAAGGGCCTGATGTCCGCGCCGCTGCTGCGCTGA
- a CDS encoding 5-carboxymethyl-2-hydroxymuconate Delta-isomerase produces MPHIWVEYSSNLEASVDVPVLLKTVQDAFIGDGTVFPFAGARTRGVPVANYLIVDGHPDNAFVHVLLRIAKGRSEEEKKVAAARVFEAAKALLAPVSAARPLGLSVQMEEADEALNFKTSNYREYLKRRGIPEKVVA; encoded by the coding sequence ATGCCTCACATCTGGGTCGAATATTCCAGCAATCTCGAAGCCAGCGTCGATGTCCCCGTCCTGCTCAAGACGGTACAGGATGCGTTCATCGGCGACGGGACGGTGTTCCCCTTCGCCGGAGCCCGCACGCGCGGCGTCCCGGTCGCCAACTACCTGATCGTCGACGGCCATCCCGACAACGCCTTCGTGCATGTGCTGCTGCGCATCGCCAAGGGGCGGTCGGAGGAGGAGAAGAAGGTGGCGGCCGCCCGCGTCTTCGAGGCGGCGAAGGCACTGCTCGCGCCCGTCTCGGCCGCCCGCCCGCTCGGCCTCTCCGTGCAGATGGAAGAGGCCGACGAGGCGCTGAATTTCAAGACCAGCAATTATCGCGAGTATTTGAAGCGGCGCGGCATTCCGGAGAAGGTGGTAGCCTGA
- a CDS encoding amino acid ABC transporter permease, translated as MTDAATLPAGRARPSSRGTNAPLGRVLSWLRRRIFASWRDAVLSFAVAAVLGGIAWAIVPWALFDATWSGASRADCTGTGACWAFVTAKASQFIYGFYPPAERWRANIAFALLVIGLAWLMVPRLPGKRHAAVFMMVGLPLATFLLLHGGFGGLAIVPSDQWGGLLLTLILAVSGITFSLPFGVLFALGRSSRMPLIRWFCIGFIEFCRGVPFLTVLFMAIVMLPFFLPSGTKPDPLALAVVGIIFYEAAYMAEVVRGGLQALPKGQYEAAMAIGFGYWRTMLHIILPQAVRKVVPGVVNTTISLLKNTTLVMVVGLFDLLNIVSAGVSDPLWAGSQAEGYFIVGLVFWLMSFGLSCYSRAIEAGFARAERS; from the coding sequence GTGACGGACGCAGCCACCCTTCCGGCCGGACGCGCCCGGCCTTCATCCAGGGGCACGAACGCTCCGCTCGGCCGCGTGTTGTCCTGGCTGCGCCGGCGCATCTTCGCCTCCTGGCGCGATGCCGTGCTGTCCTTCGCTGTGGCGGCGGTGCTTGGGGGCATCGCTTGGGCGATCGTACCCTGGGCTCTCTTTGACGCGACCTGGTCCGGCGCCAGCCGCGCCGACTGCACCGGCACGGGAGCCTGCTGGGCCTTCGTCACGGCCAAGGCCTCGCAATTCATCTACGGCTTCTATCCGCCGGCGGAGCGCTGGCGGGCCAACATCGCCTTCGCGCTGCTGGTCATCGGCCTTGCCTGGTTGATGGTGCCGCGCCTGCCGGGCAAGCGCCATGCCGCTGTCTTCATGATGGTCGGGTTGCCGCTTGCGACCTTCCTGCTGCTGCATGGCGGCTTCGGCGGCCTGGCGATCGTCCCGAGCGACCAATGGGGCGGGCTGCTGTTGACGCTGATCCTCGCGGTCTCCGGGATCACCTTCTCGCTGCCCTTCGGCGTGCTCTTCGCGCTCGGGCGGAGCAGCCGCATGCCGCTGATCCGCTGGTTCTGCATCGGCTTCATCGAGTTCTGTCGCGGCGTGCCGTTCCTGACCGTGCTGTTCATGGCGATCGTGATGCTGCCCTTCTTCCTGCCCTCGGGCACGAAGCCGGACCCGCTGGCGCTCGCGGTCGTCGGCATCATCTTCTACGAGGCCGCCTATATGGCCGAGGTGGTGCGCGGCGGCCTGCAGGCGCTGCCGAAGGGCCAGTACGAGGCGGCGATGGCGATCGGTTTCGGCTACTGGCGCACCATGCTGCACATCATCCTGCCGCAGGCGGTCCGCAAGGTCGTGCCTGGCGTGGTGAACACCACGATCTCGCTCCTGAAGAACACCACGCTCGTCATGGTGGTCGGGCTGTTCGACCTGCTCAACATCGTCTCGGCCGGCGTCTCGGACCCGCTTTGGGCGGGATCCCAGGCCGAGGGCTACTTCATCGTCGGCCTGGTCTTCTGGCTGATGAGCTTCGGCCTGTCCTGCTACAGCCGCGCCATCGAAGCCGGCTTCGCTCGCGCCGAGCGCTCCTGA